Proteins encoded within one genomic window of Novipirellula galeiformis:
- a CDS encoding glycosyltransferase, giving the protein MMRKRVLLMISSMRGGGSERQTLLLLRHLDRARFEPHLYVIERAGDLMSEIPGDVSVHAFADVQQPNQLYFPGRILRQQIAHLRELLIEEKIAVVYDRTFAMSLIAAPACQRLGIPRVSTIVSPPERALPLVEKRFVRWKRWRLATAYRQARTVVAVSKIAARSAETFYKLFPDSVIVIPNPVDRDDLLLKSGTSMPRDPDHITMVCVGRMTSEKGHADLIRAVAMTESDWPAGAPPLKLVMVGDGPLRSQLQQLASEQVKRHVIEFVGVEPNPAVRIASADVLVLPSLFEGMPNVVLEAMALGTAVIATRAGGTIELVDQEPTVLWADPGKPLSLASAIREFVSDRDAAILRAEAALRYVRDFHDVNQTTRRIEAWLSS; this is encoded by the coding sequence ATGATGCGAAAACGTGTACTGTTGATGATCAGCTCGATGCGTGGTGGTGGCAGCGAGCGACAAACCCTGCTGCTGCTGCGGCATTTGGATCGAGCTCGGTTCGAGCCGCATTTGTATGTGATCGAGCGAGCGGGGGACTTGATGTCGGAGATTCCCGGCGATGTGTCGGTGCACGCGTTTGCAGATGTTCAGCAGCCCAACCAACTTTATTTTCCCGGACGAATTTTGCGTCAACAGATCGCTCATCTGCGTGAACTGTTGATCGAGGAAAAGATCGCCGTGGTTTACGATCGCACGTTTGCAATGAGTTTGATCGCAGCGCCGGCGTGTCAACGGCTTGGGATCCCGCGAGTTTCAACGATTGTCAGTCCGCCTGAGCGTGCGCTGCCGTTGGTCGAGAAGCGTTTTGTTCGCTGGAAACGATGGCGATTAGCGACCGCGTATCGTCAAGCTCGAACGGTCGTCGCGGTCAGTAAGATTGCGGCTCGATCGGCCGAAACGTTTTACAAACTGTTTCCGGATTCAGTCATCGTGATTCCCAATCCGGTCGACCGCGATGATCTGCTTTTGAAGTCGGGGACGTCCATGCCGCGTGATCCCGATCACATCACGATGGTTTGCGTGGGACGCATGACGAGTGAGAAAGGGCACGCGGATTTGATTCGCGCGGTGGCGATGACCGAGTCGGATTGGCCGGCGGGGGCTCCGCCGCTGAAGTTGGTGATGGTGGGGGATGGACCACTCAGGTCGCAATTGCAGCAATTGGCATCCGAGCAAGTCAAACGCCACGTGATCGAGTTTGTTGGAGTGGAGCCGAATCCGGCAGTTCGAATCGCCTCGGCGGATGTACTGGTGTTGCCTTCGCTTTTCGAGGGGATGCCCAATGTGGTTTTAGAGGCGATGGCGTTGGGGACTGCGGTGATCGCAACGCGAGCCGGAGGCACGATCGAGTTGGTGGATCAAGAGCCGACGGTCTTGTGGGCGGATCCTGGCAAGCCGTTGTCGTTAGCCAGTGCGATTCGCGAATTTGTCAGCGATCGTGATGCGGCGATTCTGCGTGCCGAGGCGGCATTGCGTTATGTTCGTGATTTTCATGACGTGAATCAAACCACGCGGCGAATCGAAGCGTGGTTGTCGTCGTGA
- a CDS encoding TVP38/TMEM64 family protein, protein MIKTQKKKRGIGFAVAASLAVVAVIRIANDFDPHTARDWVQSQGAIGMLVFTLISILMISTVTPKTAISVSAGAMYGTLWGTLLILVIATTAAWINYWVGRRLLCKRTSEDPVNDHDSWHTALREMAADANIGVHLLVRLSPIPTMVIGYSMGAFQAKPKPYLAAAMLAVFPQAVWVHSGSSAILLGTPYESNLAWLSTLVSIGVAATMSILGPREAMKRIRNRTSHSRAPSHPRSPSQPTPSQPTTEPRLP, encoded by the coding sequence ATGATTAAAACCCAGAAAAAGAAACGCGGGATCGGTTTCGCCGTGGCGGCATCGCTCGCGGTCGTCGCGGTGATACGAATCGCCAACGATTTCGATCCCCACACAGCACGCGATTGGGTGCAATCCCAAGGAGCGATTGGCATGCTTGTCTTCACGCTCATTAGCATTCTGATGATCTCGACCGTGACCCCCAAGACCGCCATCTCCGTTTCCGCCGGGGCAATGTACGGAACGCTTTGGGGCACGCTCTTAATCTTGGTGATCGCGACGACTGCGGCGTGGATCAATTACTGGGTCGGGCGTCGTTTGCTCTGCAAACGCACCTCGGAAGATCCAGTCAACGATCATGATTCCTGGCATACCGCGCTTCGCGAAATGGCGGCAGATGCCAACATCGGCGTTCACTTGCTGGTTCGCCTATCCCCCATTCCAACGATGGTGATTGGCTACAGCATGGGGGCGTTTCAGGCCAAACCCAAACCCTACCTCGCCGCCGCGATGCTGGCGGTATTCCCTCAAGCCGTCTGGGTACACAGCGGATCTTCGGCAATACTGCTGGGCACCCCTTATGAAAGTAACCTAGCGTGGCTGAGCACCCTGGTTTCGATTGGTGTGGCCGCGACGATGAGCATCCTGGGCCCACGCGAAGCGATGAAGCGAATACGCAATCGAACGAGCCATTCGCGAGCCCCGAGCCATCCACGATCGCCGAGCCAACCTACGCCGAGCCAGCCCACCACCGAACCTCGATTGCCATGA
- a CDS encoding endonuclease/exonuclease/phosphatase family protein, whose product MFTTSVHGLLFSSLLVLLAVGAPGGSAAERSSPVPVSPVPVSPVPATPVPPTPVKIRIATFNVSLFGKQAGEVYQRLIDGRDQKAIQLAAIVQTVRPDLLLVNEIDYEPNAATARLLAEEYFSIPKSNRSPIEYPYIYSAASNTGIDSGLDLNGNAANGEANDAWGYGDYPGQYSMAIFSRFPIEQENIRTFQNYLWSELPEANQPRDPDTQKPYYEDRVWAKLRLSSKNHLDVPVQIGNTTIHLLASHPTPPVFDGAEDRNGCRNHDEIRFWGDYLDGPEATYLRDDAGRAGGLDRDASFVILGDLNADPADGDAKTDAIKQLLCHHRVQDPRPSSEGAAEGNAKGKVNVKHAGDPELDTADFGSSGHFRVDYVLPSKQLNVVDAGVFWPKRQGPLRDLISASDHRLVWVDVEVQ is encoded by the coding sequence ATGTTTACAACTTCGGTTCACGGCTTGCTTTTCAGTAGCCTGCTCGTTTTGCTGGCGGTTGGTGCCCCCGGAGGTTCTGCCGCGGAGCGTAGCAGCCCTGTACCCGTCAGCCCTGTACCTGTCAGCCCTGTGCCCGCCACCCCCGTGCCCCCCACGCCTGTGAAAATCCGCATCGCGACCTTTAACGTTTCTCTGTTTGGCAAACAGGCCGGCGAGGTTTACCAGCGGTTGATTGATGGGCGAGATCAAAAGGCCATCCAACTCGCTGCGATCGTGCAAACGGTGCGCCCGGATCTGCTGTTGGTGAACGAAATTGATTACGAACCCAACGCCGCGACCGCTCGATTGCTAGCGGAAGAGTATTTTTCGATTCCCAAGTCCAACCGTAGCCCGATCGAGTATCCCTACATCTACTCAGCGGCGAGCAACACGGGAATCGATTCGGGATTGGATTTGAACGGGAACGCAGCAAACGGCGAAGCCAACGACGCTTGGGGTTACGGCGACTACCCAGGTCAGTATTCGATGGCGATTTTTAGTCGCTTTCCCATCGAGCAGGAAAACATTCGCACCTTCCAGAACTATTTGTGGTCCGAATTGCCCGAGGCGAATCAGCCTCGCGATCCGGATACACAAAAACCGTATTACGAGGATCGAGTATGGGCGAAGTTGCGGTTATCGAGCAAGAATCATCTTGATGTTCCGGTTCAAATTGGCAACACCACGATTCATCTTTTGGCTAGCCATCCGACGCCGCCGGTGTTTGATGGTGCCGAGGACCGCAATGGTTGCCGCAACCATGATGAGATCCGTTTTTGGGGCGACTATCTCGACGGTCCTGAGGCGACTTATTTGCGAGACGATGCAGGGCGCGCCGGAGGATTGGATCGAGACGCATCGTTTGTCATTCTCGGCGATTTGAACGCAGATCCTGCTGACGGCGACGCTAAAACGGACGCGATCAAGCAATTGCTCTGCCACCACCGTGTTCAAGATCCCAGACCAAGCTCAGAAGGTGCAGCAGAGGGAAACGCAAAAGGTAAGGTGAATGTTAAACACGCGGGCGACCCCGAGCTAGACACCGCTGATTTTGGCAGCAGCGGTCATTTTCGCGTCGACTATGTGTTGCCGAGCAAGCAATTAAACGTGGTTGACGCTGGCGTGTTTTGGCCGAAACGCCAGGGACCACTTCGCGACTTGATTTCGGCGAGTGACCACCGATTGGTGTGGGTGGATGTCGAGGTGCAATGA
- a CDS encoding sporulation protein, with protein MAKCDLSIVLEKDADFIYDGGGTIRGKVRVDVDQNVKCNGLEVESGWKTHGRGNVATGNFTSVTLFEGEWVGGQVVEYPFELPVGDWPPSYHGHYLNIDHCIDARVKIPWGFDPKASVPFLMRPTCGPEAAVSEKSTKAGAFVATFVGVFMLIWCSGFLFFMAQNPLSLVCVGIFPLLFLGGYAVKVWLPKYLLGEVTCELSQTVVTPGDSVSGELVVRPRKNVNVNAITIDFQAREVCVSGSGSNKTTHKHVFFEQAIELEKATTLQAGQERRFPISFALPSDAPYSIELPSNRLVWATTMRIDIPRWPDWTKEIALQVLPSGEPLDPSARPQATLRGTDAPSSLASEGEITFAETANYLWSARENPDQLEALVDAVTGLSFRLEAFIERRLLYAGTEDPHLFKGGYAVWAHFGEPPLPLVLYVPQELGDEFEQLGRDRWIGQGTVVGWDRRHQRLQIKLETR; from the coding sequence ATGGCGAAATGCGATTTGTCGATTGTGTTAGAAAAGGACGCGGACTTTATCTATGACGGCGGAGGGACGATCCGTGGAAAGGTGCGTGTCGATGTCGACCAAAACGTAAAATGCAATGGCTTGGAGGTTGAGTCCGGTTGGAAAACGCATGGGCGTGGAAACGTCGCCACCGGCAACTTCACCAGTGTGACGTTGTTCGAAGGCGAATGGGTTGGCGGGCAAGTGGTGGAATATCCGTTCGAATTACCGGTGGGCGATTGGCCGCCAAGCTATCACGGACACTACTTGAACATCGATCACTGCATTGACGCTCGTGTGAAAATTCCCTGGGGCTTCGACCCTAAGGCTTCCGTCCCCTTCTTGATGCGTCCGACCTGTGGGCCCGAAGCGGCGGTGTCCGAGAAATCAACCAAGGCAGGTGCGTTTGTCGCGACGTTTGTCGGCGTCTTTATGCTGATTTGGTGTTCGGGGTTTTTGTTTTTTATGGCCCAGAACCCCTTGTCGCTGGTCTGTGTGGGAATCTTTCCATTGCTGTTCCTCGGTGGTTATGCGGTCAAGGTTTGGTTGCCCAAGTATTTGTTGGGCGAGGTGACCTGTGAACTCTCGCAAACGGTGGTGACTCCGGGCGATTCCGTCAGCGGCGAGCTCGTCGTTCGGCCGCGTAAAAACGTGAACGTGAATGCGATCACGATCGATTTTCAAGCTCGCGAGGTTTGTGTTAGCGGCAGTGGCAGCAACAAGACGACGCACAAACACGTGTTTTTTGAGCAAGCGATCGAGCTTGAAAAGGCGACCACGTTGCAGGCGGGGCAAGAGCGACGCTTTCCAATCTCCTTCGCCTTGCCTAGCGATGCTCCCTATTCAATCGAGTTGCCAAGCAATCGATTGGTTTGGGCGACAACGATGCGAATCGACATTCCGCGTTGGCCCGACTGGACCAAAGAGATTGCCTTGCAAGTGTTGCCATCGGGAGAGCCGCTGGACCCCTCGGCTCGGCCGCAAGCGACATTGCGAGGCACCGATGCCCCATCGTCGTTGGCATCGGAGGGCGAGATCACGTTCGCCGAAACCGCAAATTATTTGTGGAGTGCGCGTGAGAATCCAGATCAATTGGAGGCGCTCGTTGACGCCGTCACGGGGCTTTCGTTTCGGCTTGAAGCATTTATCGAGCGGCGTTTGCTCTATGCTGGCACCGAAGATCCTCATTTGTTTAAGGGAGGCTATGCGGTTTGGGCGCATTTCGGCGAGCCCCCTTTGCCGCTGGTTTTGTATGTGCCACAAGAACTGGGCGACGAGTTCGAGCAACTGGGACGCGATCGCTGGATAGGCCAGGGGACCGTTGTTGGTTGGGACCGCCGCCATCAGCGGTTGCAAATCAAGTTAGAGACGCGATGA
- a CDS encoding vWA domain-containing protein — protein sequence MQTILKFVVTLALVIGFVPRFLPTVSAQDITITIEKGDEKTSSSTKKSPFSGKRPSVDVAILLDTSNSMDGLIDQAKSQLWNIVQDFAKAKKKGKTPLLRVSVFEYGNSGLPASEGYIRQVVQLTDDLDKVSEALFALRTNGGDEYCGAVIQEAIKRLDWSKEPNAYKAIFIAGNEPFTQGSVDYRKACKKAIGAGVVVNTIHCGDYQQGVDGKWKEGAELAEGEYLNIDQDEKVVHIKCPQDKIIIKLNRELNQTYLWYGSKDRRMSYAENQAVQDSNASGLGGLSVRAATKSSSVYRNVGRDLVDTYEEDKDAVLKIKADELPEALQKLAPAERLKHVESMAQRRAEIKAELAAVSKERQAYLDAERSKIANESDAVTLGDAISAAVKQQLKASGFQFEK from the coding sequence ATGCAAACTATTCTGAAGTTCGTTGTCACGCTGGCGTTGGTGATCGGTTTCGTCCCCCGTTTTCTACCGACGGTCAGTGCTCAAGACATCACGATCACGATCGAAAAAGGGGACGAAAAAACGTCGAGCTCCACCAAGAAATCGCCGTTTTCGGGGAAACGTCCCTCGGTCGATGTGGCGATCTTGCTCGACACCTCTAATTCCATGGACGGCTTGATCGACCAAGCCAAGAGCCAGCTTTGGAATATCGTGCAGGATTTTGCCAAAGCGAAGAAGAAAGGCAAAACGCCGCTGCTTCGCGTGTCGGTCTTTGAGTATGGCAATTCAGGCTTGCCCGCCAGCGAAGGCTATATCCGCCAAGTTGTGCAGCTTACCGATGATTTGGACAAGGTTTCTGAAGCTCTCTTTGCGCTTCGCACCAACGGCGGTGATGAATACTGTGGCGCGGTGATCCAAGAGGCGATCAAGCGGTTGGATTGGAGCAAGGAGCCGAACGCTTACAAAGCGATCTTCATCGCTGGCAACGAGCCCTTCACTCAAGGCTCCGTCGATTACCGCAAAGCGTGCAAAAAGGCAATCGGAGCCGGGGTCGTCGTGAACACCATTCACTGCGGTGATTATCAACAAGGGGTCGACGGAAAGTGGAAAGAGGGAGCCGAGTTGGCCGAAGGCGAATATTTGAACATCGATCAAGATGAAAAGGTGGTCCACATCAAATGCCCGCAAGATAAAATCATCATCAAACTCAATCGTGAGCTGAACCAAACCTACCTGTGGTACGGTTCCAAGGATCGTCGAATGAGCTATGCCGAAAATCAAGCGGTGCAAGATTCCAACGCCAGCGGCTTAGGCGGACTGAGCGTTCGCGCGGCGACCAAGTCGAGTTCGGTTTATCGCAATGTCGGTCGCGATCTAGTTGACACCTACGAAGAGGACAAGGACGCGGTCCTGAAGATCAAGGCTGATGAGTTGCCCGAGGCGCTGCAGAAACTCGCTCCCGCCGAACGGCTCAAACACGTCGAGTCGATGGCGCAGCGTCGTGCCGAGATCAAAGCGGAATTGGCAGCGGTTAGCAAAGAGCGGCAAGCCTATCTCGATGCCGAGCGATCTAAGATCGCCAACGAATCGGATGCGGTTACCTTGGGGGATGCGATCTCGGCTGCGGTTAAGCAGCAACTCAAAGCATCCGGCTTCCAGTTCGAGAAATAG
- a CDS encoding PH domain-containing protein — protein sequence MNEAAPDSAVKTPIRYESAFDLWLLMLLMLSPVVAVVIGSYLMVNDRPGDASLLFLAGVVTLVVQGIFVVPCRYTILEDAVSVRCGILCYQIPIADIQKIETSSSLKSAPALSLRRVRIETAKREYLVSPKDRDGFIATLKQMAKLD from the coding sequence ATGAACGAAGCTGCCCCCGACTCTGCCGTGAAAACGCCGATCCGATACGAATCTGCGTTCGATCTTTGGCTACTGATGCTGCTGATGTTGTCGCCCGTAGTGGCGGTCGTGATTGGCAGTTACCTGATGGTAAACGATCGGCCTGGCGATGCATCGCTGTTGTTTCTGGCCGGCGTAGTAACCCTCGTTGTCCAAGGCATCTTCGTCGTCCCCTGTCGCTACACGATCCTCGAGGATGCCGTCTCGGTGCGATGCGGCATCCTTTGTTATCAAATTCCGATCGCGGACATTCAAAAGATCGAAACGTCATCGAGCCTAAAAAGTGCTCCGGCGCTCTCCCTTCGCCGCGTCCGAATTGAAACCGCAAAGCGAGAATACCTGGTCTCGCCCAAAGATCGCGATGGCTTTATTGCCACGCTCAAGCAAATGGCGAAGCTCGACTAA